In a genomic window of Streptomyces sp. NBC_01231:
- the gltB gene encoding glutamate synthase large subunit gives MRTPRQPSQHSTNGQNWSFMDARPAAQGMYDPRNEHDACGVGFVATLTGEASHALVEQALTVLRNLEHRGATGSEPDSGDGAGILSQVPDAFFREVTEFELPAAGAYAVGIAFLPEDGTEDAVSQIETIAADEGLTVLGWREVPVAPGLLGATARSTMPAFRQIFVTDGSSTDIALDRTAFVLRKRAEREVGVYFPSLSARTIVYKGMLTTGQLEPFFPDLSDRRFASAIALVHSRFSTNTFPSWPLAHPYRFVAHNGEINTVKGNRNWMAARESQLVSDLFGADQKALDRVFPICTPEASDSASFDEVLELLHLGGRSLPHSVLMMIPEAWENHDSMDPARRAFYQFHSNLMEPWDGPACVTFTDGKQVGAVLDRNGLRPGRYWVTDDGLVVLGSEVGVLDIDPAKVVRKGRLQPGRMFLVDTVEHRIIEDDEIKAQLATEAPYAEWLEAGEIELSDLPEREHIVHTHASVTRRQQTFGYTEEELRVILAPMAKAGAEPIGSMGTDSPIAALSERPRLLFDYFTQLFAQVTNPPLDAIREELVTSLRSSLGPQGNLLETSAASCRSVVLPFPVIDNDELAKLIHINADGDMPGMKAATLSGLFRVSGGGDALGARIEEICAEADAAIENGARLIVLSDRHSDAEHAPIPSLLLTAAVHHHLIRTKQRTQVGLLVEAGDVREVHHVALLIGFGAAAVNPYLAMESVEDLVRAGTFLSDIEAEKAIRNLIYALGKGVLKVMSKMGISTVASYRGAQVFEAVGLDEQFVTKYFSGTATKIGGVGIDVIAKEVAARHAKAYPASGIAPAHRALDIGGEYQWRREGEPHLFDPESVFRLQHSTRSGRYDIFKKYTERVNEQSERLMTLRGMFGFKAGDRQPISIDEVEPASEIVKRFSTGAMSYGSISKEAHETLAIAMNQLGGKSNTGEGGEDADRLYDPARRSSIKQVASGRFGVTSEYLVNADDIQIKMAQGAKPGEGGQLPGHKVYPWVAKTRHSTPGVGLISPPPHHDIYSIEDLAQLIHDLKNANPQARIHVKLVSEVGVGTVAAGVSKAHADVVLISGHDGGTGASPLTSLKHAGGPWELGLAETQQTLLLNGLRDRIVVQTDGQLKTGRDVVIAALLGAEEFGFATAPLVVSGCVMMRVCHLDTCPVGIATQNPTLRDRFTGKAEYIVNFFQFIAEEVREILAELGFRSIEEAVGHAETLDVTRAVNHWKAQGLDLAPLFYVPELPDGSALHRVIEQDHGLEKALDNELIKLAADALAADSQADAQPVRAQVAIRNINRTVGTMLGHEVTKKFGGAGLPEDTIDITFTGSAGQSFGAFLPRGVTLRLEGDANDYVGKGLSGGRVIVRPDRGADHLAEFSTIAGNTIAYGATGGELFLRGRSGERFCVRNSGATVVSEGVGDHGCEYMTGGHAVVLGETGRNFAAGMSGGVAYVIDLNRDNVNVGNVDAVEALDDTDKQWLHDVVRRHAEETGSTVAEKLLAEWTVSVERFSKIIPSTYKAVLAAKDAAERAGLTETEITEKMMEAAING, from the coding sequence ATGCGTACGCCGCGCCAGCCGTCCCAGCACTCCACGAATGGCCAGAACTGGTCGTTCATGGATGCTCGCCCTGCTGCGCAGGGTATGTACGACCCCCGCAACGAGCACGACGCCTGCGGCGTCGGTTTCGTGGCCACCCTCACCGGCGAGGCGAGCCATGCGCTGGTCGAGCAGGCGCTCACGGTTCTGCGCAACCTTGAGCACCGGGGCGCCACCGGCTCCGAGCCCGACTCGGGCGACGGCGCGGGCATTCTGTCCCAGGTGCCGGACGCCTTCTTCCGTGAGGTGACCGAGTTCGAGCTGCCCGCGGCCGGTGCGTACGCCGTAGGCATCGCCTTCCTGCCGGAGGACGGCACCGAGGACGCTGTCTCACAGATCGAGACGATCGCCGCGGACGAGGGCCTGACGGTTCTCGGCTGGCGCGAGGTGCCGGTCGCGCCCGGACTCCTTGGCGCCACCGCCCGTTCCACGATGCCCGCCTTCCGGCAGATCTTCGTGACCGACGGTTCCTCGACGGACATCGCCCTCGACCGCACGGCGTTCGTGCTGCGCAAGCGCGCCGAACGCGAGGTCGGCGTCTACTTCCCCTCGCTGTCCGCGCGGACGATCGTCTACAAGGGCATGCTGACCACCGGCCAGCTGGAGCCCTTCTTCCCGGACCTGTCCGACCGCCGCTTCGCCTCCGCGATCGCGCTGGTCCACTCGCGGTTCTCGACGAACACCTTCCCGAGCTGGCCGCTGGCGCACCCGTACCGGTTCGTCGCGCACAACGGCGAGATCAACACCGTCAAGGGCAACCGCAACTGGATGGCCGCCCGCGAGTCCCAGCTGGTCTCCGACCTGTTCGGAGCGGACCAGAAGGCCCTCGACCGGGTCTTCCCGATCTGCACGCCCGAGGCCTCCGACTCGGCGTCCTTCGACGAGGTCCTCGAGCTCCTGCACCTGGGCGGCCGTTCCCTGCCGCACTCCGTGCTGATGATGATCCCGGAGGCGTGGGAGAACCACGACTCCATGGACCCGGCCCGGCGCGCCTTCTACCAGTTCCACTCCAACCTGATGGAGCCCTGGGACGGCCCGGCCTGCGTCACCTTCACCGACGGCAAGCAGGTCGGCGCGGTCCTCGACCGCAACGGACTGCGCCCCGGCCGCTACTGGGTCACCGACGACGGCCTGGTCGTCCTCGGCTCCGAGGTCGGCGTCCTCGACATCGACCCCGCGAAGGTCGTCCGCAAGGGCCGGCTCCAGCCCGGCCGCATGTTCCTCGTCGACACGGTCGAGCACCGCATCATCGAGGACGACGAGATCAAGGCCCAGCTCGCCACCGAGGCGCCGTACGCCGAGTGGCTGGAGGCCGGCGAGATCGAGCTGTCCGACCTGCCCGAGCGTGAGCACATCGTGCACACGCACGCCTCCGTCACCCGCCGCCAGCAGACCTTCGGCTACACCGAGGAGGAGCTGCGCGTCATCCTGGCGCCGATGGCCAAGGCCGGTGCCGAGCCGATCGGTTCGATGGGCACGGACTCGCCGATCGCCGCGCTGTCCGAGCGCCCGCGGCTGCTCTTCGACTACTTCACCCAGCTGTTCGCACAGGTCACCAACCCGCCGCTGGACGCGATCCGCGAGGAGCTCGTCACTTCCCTGCGTTCGTCGCTGGGTCCCCAGGGCAACCTGCTGGAGACGAGCGCCGCGTCCTGTCGCAGCGTCGTCCTGCCCTTCCCGGTGATCGACAACGACGAGCTGGCCAAGCTCATACACATCAACGCCGACGGCGACATGCCGGGCATGAAGGCCGCGACCCTCTCCGGTCTCTTCCGCGTCTCCGGCGGCGGCGACGCCCTGGGCGCGCGCATCGAGGAGATCTGCGCCGAGGCCGACGCCGCCATCGAGAACGGCGCCCGCCTGATCGTCCTGTCGGACCGCCACTCGGACGCCGAGCACGCGCCGATCCCGTCGCTGCTGCTCACCGCGGCCGTCCACCACCACCTCATCCGTACCAAGCAGCGCACCCAGGTGGGCCTGCTGGTCGAGGCCGGTGACGTCCGCGAGGTCCACCACGTCGCCCTGCTCATCGGCTTCGGCGCCGCCGCCGTGAACCCGTACCTGGCCATGGAGTCGGTCGAGGACCTGGTCCGCGCCGGCACCTTCCTGTCGGACATCGAGGCCGAGAAGGCCATCCGCAACCTGATCTACGCCCTCGGCAAGGGTGTTCTGAAGGTCATGTCCAAGATGGGCATCTCGACGGTCGCCTCCTACCGGGGCGCCCAGGTCTTCGAAGCGGTCGGTCTGGACGAGCAGTTCGTCACCAAGTACTTCAGCGGCACGGCCACCAAGATCGGCGGCGTCGGCATCGACGTCATCGCCAAGGAGGTCGCCGCCCGTCACGCGAAGGCGTACCCGGCCAGCGGCATCGCGCCCGCCCACCGTGCCCTCGACATAGGCGGCGAGTACCAGTGGCGCCGCGAGGGCGAGCCGCACCTGTTCGACCCGGAGTCGGTCTTCCGCCTCCAGCACTCGACGCGCAGCGGCCGGTACGACATCTTCAAGAAGTACACCGAGCGTGTGAACGAGCAGTCCGAGCGTCTGATGACGCTGCGCGGCATGTTCGGCTTCAAGGCCGGGGACCGTCAGCCGATCTCCATCGACGAGGTCGAGCCGGCGTCCGAGATCGTCAAGCGTTTCTCCACCGGCGCCATGTCGTACGGCTCCATCTCCAAGGAAGCCCACGAGACGCTCGCCATCGCCATGAACCAGCTGGGCGGCAAGTCCAACACCGGTGAGGGCGGCGAGGACGCGGACCGGCTGTACGACCCCGCGCGCCGGTCCAGCATCAAGCAGGTCGCCTCCGGCCGCTTCGGTGTGACCTCCGAGTACCTGGTCAACGCGGACGACATCCAGATCAAGATGGCCCAGGGCGCCAAGCCCGGCGAGGGCGGCCAGCTGCCCGGCCACAAGGTGTACCCGTGGGTCGCCAAGACGCGTCACTCGACGCCGGGCGTGGGCCTCATCTCCCCGCCGCCGCACCACGACATCTACTCCATCGAAGACCTGGCCCAGCTGATCCACGACCTGAAGAACGCGAACCCGCAGGCGCGGATCCACGTGAAGCTGGTCTCCGAGGTCGGCGTCGGCACGGTCGCGGCGGGTGTGTCGAAGGCACACGCGGACGTGGTGCTCATCTCCGGCCACGACGGCGGTACCGGCGCCTCCCCGCTGACCTCGCTGAAGCACGCGGGCGGCCCCTGGGAGCTCGGTCTCGCCGAGACCCAGCAGACCCTGCTGCTCAACGGCCTGCGCGACCGCATCGTCGTGCAGACCGACGGCCAGCTGAAGACCGGCCGCGACGTCGTGATCGCCGCGCTGCTCGGCGCCGAGGAGTTCGGTTTCGCGACCGCGCCGCTCGTCGTCTCCGGCTGCGTCATGATGCGCGTCTGCCACCTGGACACCTGCCCCGTCGGCATCGCCACCCAGAACCCGACCCTGCGGGACCGGTTCACCGGCAAGGCCGAATACATCGTGAACTTCTTCCAGTTCATCGCCGAGGAGGTCCGCGAGATCCTCGCCGAGCTGGGCTTCCGGTCCATCGAGGAGGCCGTCGGTCACGCCGAGACGCTCGACGTGACCCGCGCGGTCAACCACTGGAAGGCGCAGGGCCTGGACCTGGCTCCGCTCTTCTACGTGCCCGAGCTGCCCGACGGCTCCGCACTGCACAGGGTGATCGAGCAGGACCACGGCCTGGAGAAGGCGCTCGACAACGAGCTGATCAAGCTCGCCGCCGACGCCCTCGCCGCGGACTCCCAGGCCGACGCCCAGCCGGTGCGCGCCCAGGTCGCCATCCGCAACATCAACCGCACGGTCGGCACCATGCTCGGCCACGAGGTGACGAAGAAGTTCGGCGGTGCGGGTCTGCCCGAGGACACCATCGACATCACCTTCACCGGCAGCGCCGGCCAGTCCTTCGGCGCCTTCCTGCCGCGCGGTGTCACGCTGCGCCTGGAGGGCGACGCCAACGACTACGTCGGCAAGGGCCTCTCCGGCGGCCGGGTGATCGTCCGTCCCGACCGGGGCGCCGACCACCTCGCCGAGTTCTCGACGATCGCGGGCAACACCATCGCGTACGGCGCGACCGGCGGCGAGCTGTTCCTGCGCGGCCGGTCGGGCGAGCGGTTCTGCGTCCGCAACTCCGGCGCGACGGTCGTCTCCGAGGGCGTGGGCGACCACGGCTGCGAGTACATGACCGGCGGTCACGCGGTCGTCCTGGGCGAGACGGGCCGCAACTTCGCGGCCGGCATGTCCGGTGGCGTCGCGTACGTCATCGACCTGAACCGCGACAACGTCAACGTGGGCAACGTCGACGCCGTCGAGGCGCTGGACGACACCGACAAGCAGTGGCTGCACGACGTGGTGCGCCGGCACGCCGAGGAGACCGGCTCGACGGTCGCCGAGAAGCTGCTCGCCGAGTGGACCGTGTCCGTGGAGCGCTTCAGCAAGATCATCCCCAGTACGTACAAGGCAGTGCTCGCCGCCAAGGACGCCGCCGAGCGAGCGGGTCTCACCGAGACCGAGATCACCGAGAAGATGATGGAGGCGGCGATCAATGGCTGA
- a CDS encoding VIT1/CCC1 transporter family protein, translated as MALIETEAALHEAHRDNHTHRDVNGGWLRPAVFGAMDGLVSNLALMTGVAGGSVGHQTIVITGLAGLAAGAFSMAAGEYTSVASQRELVEAELEVERGELRKHPADEEAELAALYEGRGVEPGLAREVARQLSRDPEQALEIHAREELGIDPGDLPSPLVAALSSFGAFALGALLPVLPYLLGATVLWPAVLLALLGLFACGAVVARVTARTWWFSGLRQLALGGAAAGVTYALGSLFGTAVG; from the coding sequence ATGGCGCTCATCGAAACCGAGGCCGCGCTGCACGAGGCGCACCGCGACAACCACACGCACCGGGACGTCAACGGTGGCTGGCTGCGCCCTGCCGTCTTCGGCGCGATGGACGGCCTGGTCTCCAATCTCGCCCTGATGACCGGTGTCGCGGGCGGTTCGGTCGGGCACCAGACCATCGTCATCACCGGCCTCGCGGGACTCGCCGCCGGCGCCTTCTCCATGGCGGCCGGTGAATACACCTCCGTCGCCTCGCAGCGTGAGCTCGTCGAGGCCGAGTTGGAGGTGGAGCGCGGGGAGCTGAGGAAGCACCCCGCGGACGAGGAGGCCGAGCTCGCCGCCCTGTACGAGGGGCGGGGGGTTGAGCCCGGGCTGGCGCGTGAGGTGGCCCGGCAGTTGTCCCGCGATCCCGAGCAGGCGCTGGAGATACATGCTCGGGAGGAACTCGGGATCGACCCCGGCGACCTGCCGTCGCCGCTGGTCGCCGCCCTGTCGTCGTTCGGGGCGTTCGCGCTGGGTGCCCTGCTGCCCGTGCTGCCGTATCTGCTCGGTGCCACCGTTCTGTGGCCCGCCGTACTGCTCGCTCTCCTGGGGCTGTTCGCGTGCGGTGCCGTCGTGGCCAGGGTGACCGCGCGGACCTGGTGGTTCAGCGGGCTGCGACAGCTCGCTCTCGGGGGTGCGGCGGCCGGTGTGACGTACGCCCTGGGCAGTCTGTTCGGAACAGCCGTAGGATAG
- a CDS encoding ADP-ribosylglycohydrolase family protein, whose amino-acid sequence MASIACIPSSPAPGNAADLRERARGALLGLAVGDALGAPAENMKPSEIRARWGRITGYVTDTPAGTDDTEYAIFSGLLLARHGSALTPAHVEGAWHLWIADRAEGPFRGAGFSERGTLENLRRGLAAPISAQHRHAWSDGLAMRAAPFGVFAAGRPAEAARLVAIDGSVSHDGEGIYGGQAVAAGVAAAMAGASVIAVVASALAVVPDDSWTARSLRRAVTVAHRGERAVRSAVVIGGYPWTDLAPEAVALAFGAYASADGDFVQAVLTAVNMGRDADTTAAVAGALAGATRGASAIPADWASAIGPARGSCLPSMAGHHVLDVAELLTPGEDGRWGAGGFVPSEVAGRADTPPPSPLTLRANDETEVAS is encoded by the coding sequence ATGGCATCCATCGCCTGCATTCCCTCGAGCCCGGCGCCCGGGAACGCCGCCGACCTCCGCGAGCGGGCCCGCGGCGCGCTGCTCGGACTGGCCGTCGGGGACGCCCTCGGAGCCCCCGCGGAGAACATGAAGCCCTCCGAGATCCGCGCCCGCTGGGGCCGTATCACGGGCTACGTCACCGACACCCCCGCCGGCACGGACGACACCGAGTACGCGATCTTCTCCGGCCTCCTCCTGGCCCGGCACGGCTCCGCGCTCACCCCGGCCCATGTGGAGGGGGCCTGGCACCTGTGGATCGCGGACCGCGCCGAAGGCCCCTTCCGGGGCGCGGGCTTCAGCGAACGGGGCACCCTGGAGAACCTGCGCCGGGGCCTGGCCGCCCCCATCTCCGCCCAGCACCGCCACGCCTGGAGCGACGGCCTCGCCATGCGGGCCGCCCCCTTCGGCGTGTTCGCCGCGGGCCGCCCCGCCGAGGCCGCCCGCCTGGTCGCGATCGACGGCTCGGTGAGCCACGACGGCGAGGGCATCTACGGCGGCCAGGCGGTGGCGGCCGGGGTCGCGGCGGCGATGGCGGGCGCCTCGGTCATCGCGGTGGTCGCCTCGGCTCTGGCGGTCGTCCCCGACGACTCCTGGACGGCCCGCTCGCTGCGCCGCGCCGTGACCGTGGCCCACCGCGGCGAACGCGCGGTCCGCTCCGCCGTCGTCATCGGCGGCTACCCCTGGACCGACCTGGCCCCCGAGGCGGTCGCCCTCGCCTTCGGGGCCTACGCGTCGGCCGACGGCGACTTCGTCCAGGCGGTACTGACCGCCGTCAACATGGGCCGCGACGCCGACACCACGGCGGCGGTGGCGGGCGCCCTGGCCGGCGCCACCCGCGGCGCCTCCGCGATCCCGGCCGACTGGGCCTCGGCCATCGGCCCGGCCCGGGGCAGCTGCCTGCCGTCGATGGCGGGCCACCACGTCCTGGACGTGGCGGAACTGCTGACGCCGGGCGAGGACGGCCGGTGGGGCGCCGGCGGATTCGTACCGAGCGAGGTCGCGGGACGAGCCGACACCCCGCCCCCGAGTCCCCTCACCCTGCGGGCGAACGACGAGACGGAGGTGGCCTCGTGA
- a CDS encoding ADP-ribosylglycohydrolase family protein, with amino-acid sequence MTPPAPWDETTLTLGTTEPASADGESAPQPQGPPAPDNETSAGANKKAEGEAESVHITSRRVEGLLLGLAAGDAAGWPAARHRAARMPDWTRRLTRELDTFAEQNATTTLPVPIALNQPPEPLRLGPSDDAEWAAFAAEALLRAGDDSALGDLSRQRRTRAAIDLTWNAVASEVAAAANRAPEIESAVLPLRARISVRAGLGNLAAGLRPPATGHDNPHYFDDAACVRACVLAVAHPGDPRLAADLAEFDARYTQDGDGVHGARAMAAALALALAGADVHTCTTAALAELPESTEIGRNARHALTLARDAESTFALIPLLEHQIVDHVYSYGIAAAETVPVALALATSANGRIAEAVPAAACLSRVADSAPALAGALTGALGGGASIPASWRAACRTLSGCALPRLTGTDLVELAELLEAAQPAPPEG; translated from the coding sequence GTGACGCCGCCCGCGCCCTGGGACGAGACAACGCTCACCCTGGGCACGACCGAACCCGCGTCCGCGGACGGCGAGAGCGCCCCACAGCCACAGGGGCCGCCCGCGCCCGACAACGAAACCAGTGCGGGTGCGAACAAGAAGGCCGAAGGCGAAGCCGAGTCCGTTCACATCACGAGCCGCCGCGTCGAAGGCCTCCTGCTGGGCCTGGCCGCGGGCGACGCCGCCGGCTGGCCCGCCGCCCGCCATCGAGCCGCCCGCATGCCCGACTGGACCCGCCGCCTCACCCGCGAACTCGACACCTTCGCCGAACAGAACGCGACCACGACCCTCCCCGTCCCCATCGCACTCAACCAGCCCCCGGAGCCGCTGCGCCTCGGCCCCTCCGACGACGCCGAGTGGGCGGCCTTCGCCGCGGAGGCCCTGCTGCGGGCCGGCGACGACAGTGCCCTCGGCGACCTGAGCCGACAGCGCCGCACCCGCGCCGCGATCGACCTCACCTGGAACGCCGTGGCGAGCGAGGTGGCCGCCGCCGCGAACCGCGCCCCCGAGATCGAGTCCGCGGTCCTCCCCCTCCGCGCCCGCATCTCGGTCCGCGCCGGCCTCGGCAACCTCGCCGCCGGCCTGCGCCCGCCCGCCACCGGCCACGACAACCCGCACTACTTCGACGACGCGGCCTGCGTCCGGGCCTGCGTCCTCGCCGTGGCCCACCCCGGCGACCCCCGACTCGCCGCCGACCTGGCCGAGTTCGACGCCCGCTACACCCAGGACGGCGACGGCGTGCACGGCGCCCGGGCGATGGCCGCGGCCCTCGCCCTCGCCCTGGCCGGAGCCGACGTCCACACCTGCACGACGGCGGCCCTCGCGGAGCTCCCCGAGTCCACCGAGATCGGCCGCAACGCCCGCCACGCCCTCACGCTGGCCCGTGACGCCGAGAGCACCTTCGCCCTGATCCCCCTGCTGGAACACCAGATCGTCGACCACGTCTACAGCTACGGCATCGCCGCCGCCGAGACGGTCCCGGTCGCCCTCGCCCTGGCCACCTCCGCCAACGGCCGGATCGCGGAAGCGGTACCCGCGGCGGCCTGCCTCTCCCGGGTCGCCGACTCGGCCCCCGCCCTGGCCGGCGCCCTCACCGGCGCCCTGGGCGGCGGCGCGTCGATCCCCGCCTCCTGGCGCGCCGCCTGCCGCACCCTCTCCGGCTGCGCACTGCCCCGGCTCACCGGCACGGACCTGGTGGAACTCGCCGAACTCCTGGAAGCCGCACAACCAGCCCCACCAGAGGGATGA
- a CDS encoding ADP-ribosylglycohydrolase family protein encodes MTPKTEESREVSLDERISGALVGAAVGDALGGPVEGYSPAQILERHAGRVHGVVGPWNGDTWRTARPIAPYHKGDGHVTDDTLMTHALVRVYAQVRDHLDAYAIAEHLVPDLMTTPRWIPELEAEALPLHRVFLAEKWLVARLHYGHVDPREAGVGNIVNCGAAMYMAPVGLVNAANPPAAYTEALDIAGAHQSSYGREAAAVLAAAVAAATTPGADPDSVVAACLSLAKDGTREAIEKVCEAASHHTDFESALGPLREAVAPYDTVGPDYRAPSLGARRPSRLHAIEELPIALGMLLVSGGDYRHAVLGAVNYGRDCDSIATMAGALAGALGSPVPEDWSKQVSEASRLDLWAPAATLTTVTREIIERDVRRRRAHEQALTLLGGTGCSA; translated from the coding sequence ATGACGCCCAAGACTGAAGAAAGTCGAGAAGTGAGCCTGGACGAGCGCATCTCCGGCGCCCTGGTCGGCGCGGCCGTCGGCGACGCGCTGGGCGGTCCCGTCGAGGGCTACTCCCCCGCGCAGATCCTGGAACGCCACGCCGGCCGCGTCCACGGCGTCGTCGGCCCCTGGAACGGCGACACCTGGCGCACCGCCCGCCCCATCGCGCCGTACCACAAGGGCGACGGCCACGTCACCGACGACACGTTGATGACGCACGCGCTGGTACGGGTCTACGCCCAGGTCCGCGACCACCTGGACGCGTACGCGATCGCGGAGCACCTGGTCCCCGACCTGATGACCACCCCACGCTGGATCCCGGAGCTGGAGGCGGAGGCCCTCCCCCTGCACCGTGTCTTCCTCGCGGAGAAGTGGCTGGTGGCGAGGCTCCACTACGGCCATGTCGACCCGCGCGAGGCCGGCGTCGGCAACATCGTCAACTGCGGTGCCGCGATGTACATGGCCCCGGTCGGCCTGGTCAACGCGGCCAACCCCCCGGCCGCCTACACGGAGGCCCTGGACATCGCGGGCGCCCACCAGTCGTCGTACGGCCGGGAGGCGGCGGCCGTCCTCGCGGCGGCGGTGGCCGCGGCGACCACACCGGGCGCCGACCCCGACTCGGTCGTCGCCGCCTGTCTGTCCCTGGCGAAGGACGGCACCCGGGAGGCGATCGAGAAGGTCTGCGAAGCCGCGTCCCACCACACGGACTTCGAGTCGGCGCTGGGCCCGCTCCGCGAGGCGGTCGCGCCCTACGACACGGTGGGCCCCGACTACCGGGCACCCTCGCTGGGCGCCCGGCGCCCGTCGCGTCTGCACGCCATCGAGGAACTCCCGATCGCGCTGGGCATGTTGCTGGTCTCCGGCGGCGACTACCGGCACGCGGTCCTCGGCGCGGTGAACTACGGCCGCGACTGCGACTCCATCGCGACGATGGCCGGCGCGCTGGCGGGCGCCCTGGGCTCCCCGGTCCCGGAGGACTGGTCGAAACAGGTCTCGGAGGCGAGCCGTCTGGACCTGTGGGCACCGGCGGCCACCCTGACAACCGTCACCCGGGAGATCATCGAACGGGACGTACGCCGACGCCGCGCCCACGAGCAGGCACTCACCCTCCTCGGAGGCACCGGGTGCTCCGCCTGA
- a CDS encoding ADP-ribosylglycohydrolase family protein produces MLRLTWVQPEDLLGHELRQATQDGREPSAIASRWKAAGGREAPETAGSSPGRASRGLRHLAVDLLDELADLPSPLADREPTDLDRIKSLCPDWPSEAGGRGRAHPDAHATGHVTAQPAAHPDAHPDAHATTRPTAPTRARLEAAWLGRAVGCLLGKPVEKLPLEAIRQLAESAGNWPLTRYFTARGVPAALLTAHPWNRRSAATSLAENIDGMPEDDDLNYPLLNLLLLRRHGKTFTTRDVAALWLDELPAGRTFTAERVAYRNLLTGLEPPHTARHHNPFREWIGALIRADVHGWTNPGDPAAAAEQAHRDATLTHTANGVYAPMFIAATIARAATGTTDIHTALRTGLTVVPPASRLARAVHHALELAGGQQDFDIVVDALHAAHAHTHWVHAVPNTALIAAALTHADGDFTGSICRAVSGGWDTDSNGATAGSVAALLAGTPCALPDRWTAPLKNRLSTTIGDFNGIGFDTLAQLTRTLTRPEAPRP; encoded by the coding sequence GTGCTCCGCCTGACCTGGGTCCAGCCGGAGGACCTCCTCGGCCACGAACTCCGTCAGGCGACCCAGGACGGCCGTGAACCCTCGGCGATCGCGTCCCGCTGGAAGGCTGCCGGAGGCCGGGAGGCCCCGGAGACGGCGGGCTCCTCCCCCGGGCGCGCCTCCCGCGGTCTGCGCCACCTGGCAGTGGATCTCCTGGACGAACTGGCGGACCTGCCCAGCCCCTTGGCGGACCGGGAGCCGACGGACCTGGACCGGATCAAGTCCCTGTGCCCGGACTGGCCGAGCGAGGCCGGCGGACGCGGCCGCGCCCATCCCGACGCCCACGCCACAGGCCACGTCACCGCCCAACCCGCCGCCCACCCCGACGCCCATCCCGACGCCCACGCCACCACCCGGCCCACCGCCCCCACCCGGGCCCGCCTGGAGGCCGCCTGGCTGGGCCGAGCCGTCGGCTGTCTCCTGGGCAAACCCGTTGAGAAACTCCCTCTGGAAGCCATCCGTCAACTGGCCGAATCCGCTGGAAACTGGCCCCTGACCAGGTACTTCACAGCGCGAGGAGTCCCCGCCGCCCTGCTGACGGCACACCCCTGGAACCGCCGCTCGGCCGCCACCTCCCTCGCCGAGAACATCGACGGCATGCCCGAGGACGACGACCTCAACTACCCCCTCCTCAACCTCCTCCTGCTGCGACGCCACGGGAAGACCTTCACCACCCGCGACGTGGCGGCCCTCTGGCTCGACGAACTCCCCGCCGGCCGCACCTTCACCGCGGAACGCGTCGCCTACCGCAACCTGCTCACCGGCCTGGAACCCCCGCACACCGCCCGCCACCACAACCCCTTCCGCGAATGGATCGGCGCCCTGATCCGCGCCGACGTCCACGGCTGGACCAACCCCGGCGACCCGGCCGCCGCGGCCGAACAGGCCCACCGGGACGCCACCCTCACCCACACCGCCAACGGCGTCTACGCACCGATGTTCATCGCGGCCACCATCGCCCGGGCGGCCACCGGCACCACCGACATCCACACCGCGCTGCGCACCGGCCTCACCGTGGTCCCCCCGGCCTCCCGCCTGGCCCGAGCCGTCCACCACGCCCTCGAACTGGCGGGCGGCCAGCAGGACTTCGACATCGTCGTCGACGCACTCCACGCCGCCCACGCGCACACCCACTGGGTCCACGCCGTCCCCAACACGGCGCTGATCGCCGCCGCCCTCACCCACGCGGACGGCGACTTCACGGGCTCCATCTGCCGTGCCGTGTCCGGCGGTTGGGACACCGACTCCAACGGCGCCACCGCGGGCAGCGTCGCCGCTCTCCTCGCCGGCACCCCCTGCGCCCTGCCCGACCGCTGGACGGCCCCGCTGAAGAACCGTCTGTCCACCACCATCGGCGACTTCAACGGCATCGGCTTCGACACGCTCGCCCAGCTCACCCGCACGCTCACCCGCCCGGAGGCACCCCGCCCATGA